caacaGTACAGTAAGTTAAGTATAAGTACAAGAAGGAAAAGGATTTAAAaccagaagtaaaaaaaatgtgattgtgGAACTTTTGACAGCTTCTCCATCATTTACTTTGCATAGTTCTTACACTGATAAATGTCATTGGTCATTtgagttttcaaaaaaaaagaatagcagTCATCTTGGGCTAAGAACACTGCCCTATTCCTTGAACTCTTTCAGAATTTcgcatgtgtttttattgatCACCTCACGCAGCCTGCGGAGCCGTCGCACACTAAACTGGCTGACAAAGCTGTCTGGCTGGAGCACGGCCATTCCGTTGTGCACATCACCCATGATGATGATCTGACCGTCTGAGGTAGTGACGTTGGGACACGGGCAGGTCCAGTCCATGTTCTGCAAAGTCACCTCCAAGGGTTCATTCTGCATGAACTTAAGCCCCATCTTCTCATCCTTAAGGATCTCATCCACACTGATCTGTGCCCGGCCCGAACTTTCCTCTTCTGTCAGCTCTGTCATGCGGCCTAATATCACAAAGTCACTCTTGCAAAAGCTGGACACCATCTTGTGCTGCGATTTGCATGGCTTGCAGCGGTGGTTCTTTGGATATGGGCACAAGTCCTCACATGCCTCTTTGGTTTCAAAGTTGTTGTTATTGCCTCCACACCCCCCATAAATGAAGGGCTGGCACTGATTGAGGGTGCTGCTGTAGGCCCAGCGTGGCTTATAGAATTTACAGGGGCCCTGCAGGCTGGGAAGACCACATGGGGCGGGCAGTTCAGCCTGGCAGGACAGCATGCAGGAGTCAAAGCTGTCAAAGTGGTTCTGGTTCTGATTGCAGTTACCGTAGGTGAATGTGAAGCAGCTGTTCCTCTTACTGTCATAGTACCAACTGAGCTTCTCCCCGCCACAGGCACCAGTGTCTGGCTCCTTCATGCACTCCTCAGCAGGGAAAGGAGGCAGGTTCTTTGGCTTCTCTTCCTCAACTGGGTCTCTCTGTATCACAGAGAGTGGGAAATGGGCTTGGATTGAACCACCTGAGTTTGTGGCTGTGCAGGTGTAGACACCTATATCTTCTAGCTGGGCACTGTAGATCACTAGCTGTCCAATATTAGTGACAACCACATTCCCCAGCACATGATTGGGTTTCATAACAGTGTTCTCTTTTCCCTCCAGCTGCTTCTCCCAGGTGATCTCAGGTTTTGGCCAGCCAGTCACTTCACACAGGAAGCTGGCTGTATCGCCCACAAACACAGACTGTTCCATTAGGCTCCCAGTTATGACCGGGGGCTGCACATCTAGTGGGGTGGTGAGCAGTAGGGTGGTCGTGGGGAGGGCAGTGGTTCCTGGAGGTAGAGGACTAGTGTTTACAGGGTGGGATCTGCAGGTCACTACAGACAGGGAGATGCCTTTGGAGCAGGCTTCAGCATCCATGTAGCACTTGTTGTAGTAGGTCATCCCATCAGAAGCACACGTGAAATTCGGCTCCTTTTCACAGCGATCTCTGCACTTGCATGTGGGCTGCCCATTCCAGATGTGGCACTCGGAGCCCTGCTGAGTGCACATGAACTTGTCACAGGTTGCCACGTTGGGTATACCATCAGCTCCCTTCTTCGCTGTTGCATCCATGTAGCGGGCTGCCACACAGCTCCTGCTCCCACAAACATTTGAGCAGCACTTTTCATATGTCTCACACTCCTAAACAGAGAGAATAACCAGACACtgagttttcttttaaattcacttttgcaaatattttctttgtttattttattctgtttatcccattattattattattattattattattattattattattatgattattattattgcatatgtatatgtatatgtattgtATTTGTTCTGTGAATGCACTTCCAGTAATTGTATTTCAATATctgtattacatttattcatttattagtaaatacattcatcttcaatattgcagtggatctggaacctatcctggaaacactgggtgcaaggcaggagtacaccctggatgggacgccagtgtATCCAGGTCcccacattcacacttaggagCAGCTTAGAGTTGCTAATGTTACTATcatcattacatttattacttaAGTATATTCTTAGAAAAAAGATGTAGAACCCTCTGAGAAACCCTTCTATGGTTCTATGAGTGATTCCTTATTATAGAGGGATCCAAGTAGGAAACTAATAACCACAAAATATCTagaaagaacccttgaagaataGTTTTATCTGAGAGTGACTGTATAGTTTGGATATTTGTGTTAAAACATTGTTTTAGAACTTCTTGCACTCTTAAAAATGGGTTCTTCattggttctttggatagttaatggtTCTAAAGGTTTCTAAAGGTCTTCTATATGGATCCTTTTCTGAAAAGGAAGCTCGTGGTTGCAAGTTTCTACAATGGAACAAAAAAGCCCTTTTGCATTAAGAATGGAGAGGCGCTCACCTGGTCGGACTCGCACTCCCGGGTGCAGGTGCTCATTGCGTCCACCCACAGGTTGGGGTTCACATCGTTAGGACAGAGACCGGCGTGCGAGTGCGCAGCTTTCTGCAAAGCCATACCTCTCACACGTAACATTACCAACTCACCGGCCAAAAACAACCATATCCAGCGACGCATCGTTATATGGGAGCTAGTTATTCTCAGTAAATGAAGAGCTGGGATTTCTGTGCTCTTTGCGCGcgtttagttaaaaaaaaaagatacaccGGCACGTTCAGCGGTGCCAAATATCCGTGTCAAAACCCGGCTGAACGCAGAAAGATCTGATCGAATGAAGCGTGTGGAGAAGGAAGTTTGAGGTTCCTGTATTTATACCCTATTGTAATACCGAGTGGAGCCGATGCCGACTTGTACAGGCTATTTCCCCTGACCACAGGATCTCGCCGTTACGCGCACATGACAGTTATGAATTGCTCCGAGGTTTATTATAGAGGCTTTAAAAAACATCTGTCCGAAAGTTGGGGCTGGTACTGGGATACCTGCCTGCGTGAGAAACGCCTGGAGCCCGTGTTAACCCTTCAGAGGGAAACCTGAGATGTGTCAAACTCATGCGCCTACTACAGCACCAAGCAGTGTGTCAATACTAATGTTTTCCTAACTGTTAGCTTTCACTTCCAGTAGGTGATTTTTGATTTCATAGCTCTGGTCTGTAACTGTTCAGTTGTATTGATTAAGTGAGTGTCTGGGTGGTCGAGgggaaaaatgaaaggaagagTAGAAAAAGTAAGGTGAGCGCCTGTAACTGTTCGCAACATAAGAACGCGGTATTAGGGGAGAGCGGGGTCAGTTGTAACACTATCAATCGCTTCAATCAGCAACAAGCAACAAGGTGACACTCACTCTGAACATGCTCGTTAAcgttctctgtctgtctgtatatatatatacatacaatgacagagtttttgtgattttgcctttatacaccaccacaatggattcgaaataaaataatcaagatgtgatcgaagtgtagactttcagctttattttaagaggttccacaaaaatatggcattgaccattttcaggggctcaaaggtatttggacaaagtgacataattgtaaatataaccataatttttatacttggatgaaaatcctttgcagtcaatgactgcctgaagtctggagcccatgttctcaaaactcaaattctgagtttcctcccggGAGATGCTTTGCctggccttcactgcagccaccttcagttgctgtttgtttgtaggtctttctgccttcagtcgtCTTCAGTAACTGAAAAGCATGCTTTATGGGGTTGAGCTCAGGCGACTGATTTGGCCATTgaaaaatattccatttctttgccttcaaaaagtcttgagttgctttcacagtatgtttagggtcattatccacctgcactgtgaagcggcgtcctatcagttttgtagcatttggctgaatgtgagcagagtgtaaagccctatacacctcagaattaatcttgctacttctgtcagcagtcacatcatcaataaacaccagtgagcccgttccattggcagccatacatgcccatgccataacacttcttccaccatgtttgacacatgatgtggtatactatgcatcatgagctgttcctttctttccccatacttttctcttcccatctttctggtacaagttatcttggtttcatcagtccaaagaatcttattccagaacatgggaggcttttttagatgttctCTGGCagagtctaatctggcttttctgttcttgaatgttaccagtggtttgcaccttgtttaaaaccctctgtatttacattcatgaaagtgtctcttgattgtagattttgacgatgatacgcctaccttctccagagtattcttgacttctgttgatattgtgaaggggtttttcttcaccaaggaaaggattctgcaatcatccactttagttgtcttccgtggttttccaggcctttcgatgttgttgagctcaccagtgctttctttctttttaagaatgaacccaactgttgatttggccataccttaggtttttgctatctctcttatagatttatgttgttttttcagcctaatgatggcctccttcacttgcattgagatctccttggacttcatactggtagctccagtcaaacagctgccaaatgccaactcaatacctgatatcaacttcAGACCTttcatctgcttcatttgtcttgaagtaatgagggaatggaccgcacctggtcaattaacttcttgtcagtcaattgtccaaatacctttgagcccctgaaaatggaagaactttgcttaaaatggctgtaattcctaaatggtcaATGCCATATTTTTGAAAAGATGAAAGTCTAcacagtcacatcttgattgttttatttcaaatccattgtggtggtgtataaaggcaaaatcacaaaaactccgtcattATCCAAATACTTCCGCACctgactgtacacacacacacacatatatatatatatatatatatatatatatatatatatatttatatatataattttatttatttatttattttttatctctttttctcccatttttccagttcccacccactagctagctctcacCTATGACCTGACAGTTatcaaccagggagggtgaaggctagcatgtgcttcctttGAGATATGTGAAGGTAGCCATCTTTTTAAACTGAACACTCTTGGTAGAAAATCACCAACTACCCTCTCCCACATTCATGAGCTCCCACCCAGACaccatggccagttttgctgtcCTACAGTCCCAACCACTGATGGTTGTGGAATTGTCAGGATTTGAATTCAAGATTTCTCAACGATAGGTTATGCCACTTGGTAGCCTGGATTATGCATTCATCCATTTTCAGTATGCTTatcagggtcatggggagcctggagcttatcccgTGGACTCGGGCGAAGGCGGGGgtcaccctggacggggtgccaatccatcgcagggcacattcacacacacacacattcattcacacgctacggacaatttagagatgccaatcagcctacaacgcgtGTCTTTGGATtagggggaggaaaccggaatacccggagaaaccccccaaagcatggggacAACTGGTGCAGGTACCTTATACAACAacataaaatttatttactgaaaatacATGATATAACCAAAAGTATGTAATAATTTTCATACATGTAACacaaccatcacacccatatatgcttgCTAACATTCTGTTCCAAAGCCATGGCCATTAACATGACGTGTATCTCCTTTGCTCTTAAAGGAAGGCTTTCAactatatttttgtaatatggttgttgggatttgtgctcattcagccacaagagcattattgaggtcaggcactgatgtcaggcaagaaAGCCCTGCTCCCAGTTAGCGTTCCAATTCTTCCCAAAGGTGTAGagagtgaggttgaggtcagggctctgtgcaggccacttgagttcatCTACTCAAGTTCatctactccaaccttggcaaactatgtctATATAAACCTCactttgtcatgctggaacatgtttgggcctcttagttccagtgaagggaaat
The sequence above is a segment of the Pangasianodon hypophthalmus isolate fPanHyp1 chromosome 12, fPanHyp1.pri, whole genome shotgun sequence genome. Coding sequences within it:
- the wfikkn2b gene encoding WAP, Kazal, immunoglobulin, Kunitz and NTR domain-containing protein 2, which translates into the protein MRRWIWLFLAGELVMLRVRGMALQKAAHSHAGLCPNDVNPNLWVDAMSTCTRECESDQECETYEKCCSNVCGSRSCVAARYMDATAKKGADGIPNVATCDKFMCTQQGSECHIWNGQPTCKCRDRCEKEPNFTCASDGMTYYNKCYMDAEACSKGISLSVVTCRSHPVNTSPLPPGTTALPTTTLLLTTPLDVQPPVITGSLMEQSVFVGDTASFLCEVTGWPKPEITWEKQLEGKENTVMKPNHVLGNVVVTNIGQLVIYSAQLEDIGVYTCTATNSGGSIQAHFPLSVIQRDPVEEEKPKNLPPFPAEECMKEPDTGACGGEKLSWYYDSKRNSCFTFTYGNCNQNQNHFDSFDSCMLSCQAELPAPCGLPSLQGPCKFYKPRWAYSSTLNQCQPFIYGGCGGNNNNFETKEACEDLCPYPKNHRCKPCKSQHKMVSSFCKSDFVILGRMTELTEEESSGRAQISVDEILKDEKMGLKFMQNEPLEVTLQNMDWTCPCPNVTTSDGQIIIMGDVHNGMAVLQPDSFVSQFSVRRLRRLREVINKNTCEILKEFKE